TCTATCATATTTTACAATGTTATTAAGATAATAAGTAAGTTCACTTTTATTAATGTCATGATCTATCATTAATATACTCCTATCTGTCTAGCTTTATTTTTTTAAACTCCTCAATAAAATCAACTAGATATTTAGCAGTTGCGTTTAACATACTCTCTCCTTCTTCTTTTGTTGCAAAAGCAGGATCATCTTTACCAAACCAACCACTTTCTACTACATCTCTAACATCTCTCATTATTTTAATGCTTGCACCTTTAAACTCCACAGTATTTATATTTAAACATTTTAACTCATCTGTTAAATTCTTATAATCCAATGGTACCACTTCATTTAAGTCAATTAAATCTTCATCTATTGCCATAATTGCAGAAGCTTCTTCTCTTCCTGCATGCCCTCCAACCCATTCATTATTGAGTTGTCCAGCTAAAACCCACCAATCAACAGTTGCAGCAATGCCACCTCGATTGTAGAGTTCCAGTGCAACCATATCAAGCGAACTATCATTACCTCCATGTCCGTTCAAAAACACGAATTTTTTGATTCCTTGTTCAAACAATGAAAAAACTATGTTTCGTACTACCATTTGTAAAGCATCATGTCCAATATTAATTGTCCCAGGAAAACTCTTATGATGTGGACATACTCCATATGGTATTACTGGCAATACTATTACTTCAGTTTCTTTTTCTATCATCTCTGATAATCTTTCTGGTATTAAATAATCTGTCCCTAAAGGACCATGCGTTCCATGATTTTCAACACTTCCAACAGGTAAAATTGCTATATCTACTCTTTTAAAGATATTTTCTGCTTGTTTCCAACTCAAATGTGATAATTTCATTATATACCTCCAAATTCACATGGACAAAAGTGATGAAATATCACCTTTGTCCAATTTTGATTAGTTTTGTAATTTATAATCATCTAAATAATTAAAATGTCTATCTATTATTTCATCACTTGGTGGATTTGTAACTAAACTTACTACGATCATAACTATTGATCCTATTGCTGCAGACACAATTAAGGGATGAAAACCAAACGCTAAGTTTTTGAATTTAAATGTTATAGAAATCATTATTACTACTGTAACAATTACTGAAGATATAGCACCTTGTAATGTAGCTCTTTTCCAGTACATCCCGAAGAGTACAGGAATAACGAACGCCCCCATTCCACCAAAAGCGAATAATATTATCTGGAATATACTTGCTGGTCTAAAAATACCAAATAAAATAACTACAATACCAATTGCCACTGTTACGAATTTTGATATCTTCATAACATCGTCATCTGTAGCATCTTTATTAATTACTTTCTGATATAAATCCCTAGTTATCGCACCTGTTGACATAATCAAAACACTGTCAATAGTTGACATCCCTGCTGCGACTATTCCTGCAATAAACAATGATGCCATGAACGGATTTAATCCTCTTTGTAATATCATAGGGACTATATTATCAGATTCTTTTCCAACCAATCCCTTAATAAATACCGATGCATTCACACCTGACCATTCTATCAATGTAGCTGCAAACCACATTCCCAACGTCCCAAGTAATACTGCTTTAAACATTGTTTTATGATCTTTCATGGCGAAAAATTTTGTAAAAAGTTGTGGTTGTCCCATAGTAAAGAAACTCCACAAAACTATTTGAGAAACATAATTTTGCCAAGGCATATAATTGTTTCCACCAGGGAATGAGAGCATTTCTGGACTTGTAGAAGCTAAAGTTTCATTTATGCTCGACAATCCACCTCCCATTTTTACAGATAATACAAATGTTATAATAGCTGTACCAACCATAAGTAAACCTTGAATTACATCAGTAATCATTGCCCCTCGTATTCCACCAGCCATACAGTAAATAATTACAATAATACCCATACCTACAACTCCTACCCATACGGGTAAACCTGTAAAGACATTTACTATTACACCAGCTCCTATTGTTTGAGCACCCATGTTAGGAATTAGAAAAATAATCATTAATATAGCTAATAAGATTCGTATTGTGTTCGATCCATATCTATCAGCTAAATAATCCGCCATAGTTAAAAGATTAAATTTTCTACCCATAACTATCAATTTCCTACCGATTAATATGGCGGGAATTATCATACTAAAAACTAAGCCTGGAACTGAAACCGCTAATCCTGCATAACCAACATTATAAATTGTTCCTGGTACTCCCATAAATGTACTCATGCTATATTGTGTTGCAAAGTACGCTAATCCACTAACTAAAGCGCCTGCTTTTGCATTCATAACAAAAAATTCACTCAAGCTTGTAGTTTTTTTTGATGCATACCAACCTATGTATGCCATACCAATTAAATACAATGCTAACACAGTATAAAATGGCAATGGTGTAGCTTGTACAGAATTATTCATAATCTTGCCCCTCCTCATTATTAAATATTTGGTATTCTTTCCTAGCCAATGCTTGTCTTGAATAGATGAATATTAAAACAAAGGTCATTGCTGTATGCACTATCCACCCAACTAAAAACAACGGAATCCCAAGTATTGACGGGATGTATCGTGTACTATAAAAGAATGGAAATGGTAGCATGATAAGTACATACATTGCAAAGAAAATCAGTATCCATTTTTTTTCAAATTTTTTATAATCAGAACTCATATTCTTAACCTCCCTATTAGTTTTATAATCTAAGGAACTATCCTCCTTTCATTTTTAGAATTCTTATTTAACATATAATGCACATACTATGCCAAAATAACACTTTACTATATGTTAGTATTTTTAGTGCTTTTCATGCATCCAAAGCCATAAAACAAAAAAACAAAGGGGTATTCATCCCTTTGTTATCCCGATTGTCCCATTATTTATAAAGACTCTGTTTTCAAGTAATTAAGTCCTTTTATTGTAATTTGTAGTCCTTTCCGTCCTATGCAAATATCAACTAATCCATTTGCGCTCATATTATTTATTATCTTACGAACTTTGCTTTCTGATATTCCAGTTAGCTCAGATAAAGATCTTCTCCCAATAGGGATATTCATCCCATTATAATTTTTTATATTCTCCAGAATTACTAAATCAATATTTGATTTTACCTGTTTCATGGTATTTAAATTTTGAAGTTCAATTGGCAAATCAACTTCCTCTGGAATAGTATTCTCTGCTATATTTATTAAATATTCAACTACATTTCTTAATTCACGTATATTACCTGGCCAATTATATTTGAGCATAGCATTCTTAATCTTAGAAAAATATTGTTCCTCATCAATATTATTATCTGGATGAAAATTCTTATAGAATGAGTGTGCTAATATCATTATGTCGTTATTTCTATCTTTTAAAGAAGGTATATGAAATGGTAAAACATTTAATCTATAATAAAGATCTTCTCTAAATTTTCCTTCTTGTATAAGCTTTTTTAAATTTTTATTGGATGCAGAAATAATACGAACATCAATGGGAATTACTTTATTAGCTCCAATCCTTCTCACTTGTTTTTCTTGTAATACTCTCAATAATCTAATCTGAAAATTTACCGGAGCATCACCTATCTCGTCCAAAAAAATTGTACCTCCATGAGCCTGCTCAAATAATCCTCTCATACCACCTTTTTTTGCACCTGTAAAAGATCCTTCTTCATACCCAAATAATTCACTATCTAATAAAGTGTCTGGTAATGCAGCAAAATTAATTGCTACAAAAGGTCCTCTTTTTCTTTTAGAGGAATTATGAATTGCTTGAGCAAAAAGTTCTTTTCCTGTTCCACTCTCTCCTTGTATTAAAATAGGAGAATCAGAACTTGAAATTTTGAGAGCTTTACTCTTAGCATTTTTAATTGCGACACTCGATCCTTCAATATCTCCAAATGTGTATTTTGCAAAATGTTGTGATAAAACAAGCTTCCTACGCAATTCTTCCTCTAACCTTATTATTTCTGTCACATCTTTTAATGTATAAACTTCTCCCTTATGCTTACCTGTGTATTTCATTCTCCTCTTTTTAACAATAAATTCTTTATCTTTAATCTTAATAAACTCTTCTTTATCTGTTCTACTGTTTGAAAGTGCATCGTCTACAAATTTTTTTAAGTTCTTGTCAAAACTATTAGACAGTAAGATGTTTTTTGATATGTTGAAAATCGTCTCAGCTATGGGATTAAAGACAGTTATTTCTTTATTTTCATCATAAGCAATAATACCATCATTCACAGTATTTATTATCGTTTCAAATTTTAGGCTAGAATTCTTTTGAGTTTCCATCATTTGTTCTTTTTTCTTTATCAAATCTATAATATCAACAACATACTTTGCTGATAGAATGTTTGCTTTTTCATCCATCAAGTTAAACTTGATTAATATTTCTACCAATGTTGTAAAATCAATATTTCTAGTCTTTATGTCAACTATTTTATTAATATTCTTTGGCACTAAATCTATTTCTCCTACTGTTACTGCAATATTACAATCAACGTATTCTGTTATCCCCGGATAATAAGGATGAAATGTAATAAAATCTATACCTAGTGCATAAAGTAACTGAATAGTCTCATTAGCAGTATCTTTTAGATCATTAACTAATAATACATCACTTCCTTCTTTAATGCTGAATAATTCACTAATCTCATGATAGTTTATAGACCTTCTTGCTATTAAAATATCAGATTTCTTGTCTATATATTTTTTTGCATCATCGTAGATACTTTTACTAGTTATGAGTATTAAATCATCGCTAATTTGGGTGTGTATTTTTTCATCCAAATGAAATCCACGTATAGCAATTTTATCTCCAATGAGGTTATGTATTTGACTTTTTAAAACTTCAAGTGTAAGTTTTGTACTTGTAATAATCGTTAATCCCATGGTTTCCCCTCCTTCCTTCACTCTTAATCAGTTTATCATATATTGAATTTAAATTGTATTTATTACATAAAAAAATAAAACAACAACTTAATACTAGCACATTAGAAAGTTGTTGTTTCTTAATATTTAGAATTTACTGTTCAGAAATACTTTTTCGACATAGGGAGAATTCATAACTCTAAGTATACTCATATACCCAAGTGTAAAACTAACTATATCTCCTACTTTATAATCAACATCTGCTAAGGTACAATCTAATATAAAATGGTCTGAGCTTCCTCCCAAAATTCTTAAAGAATCATCTTTTGGTATAATAAAATCGAAATCAATATCTTGGCTCCCTATCGCGCAAATCATCCTTTTGATATTACCCCTATCATCAAATGAGGGTACTTTATTGAATGCATTTAATGCAAGTTTCCCATGTGGTATTGAAGGTTTTTCTTTAACTTCAATTACTTCTGCCTCAAGTGTAAAAGCATCATTGTAACAGCCAGGTATAATTTTATTAAATGATGCTTCTGTGCCAAGTATTAAAGCCTCTCCTAATCGTATATTATTTATACCATGAAATCTTTCAGTCTCAATCAAATAAAAAGAAGATGAATTTCCACCAGATAACGTATTTACATTCAGCTTATACTTGTCGGCCAACTGCTTAGTAGTTACTGTTAACTCTTCAAGCGTTTTTTCTGTAGGAATTATAGCTCCAAAACACTTCATATTTATCCCAAAACCTACAATATCTATGTTTTTAAGCCGCAGGGTTTCTTGAATTATTTCTTCTAATTCAATCAAACTATAAACCCCTTCTCTCAAGTCTCCTTTATCTATCATAATGATTATTTTATGTCGTTTACCATTTTTTTGTGCAGCTAAGGACAAACCTTTAATAGTTTTTATTTCCGTGTTGTAAGAAATATTACAATATTTTACTACATCTTCAACTTCTGACAACATTGGTATGCGGATTAGAACTTTTACAACATTGTAACTCTCTAGTTTTTTGAGGTTTAAAATCCTAGAATCTCCAATTGTTTTAATTCCAGCTTGTATCATCACTTCAACTATTTGTGGATCTGCACAGAATCCCTTCGTTATAGCTAAAATCTCGATTCCATGTTTTTTACAAATCTCTAAAACTATTCCTGTATTTTCTTTAATCTTTTCTAAGTTTACCAAGAGTCTAGGGTACATCCATGCATTCCTTTCTAGTACATTTCATTAGTCCTTTCTCAATTTCACATCTGGTTCACTTGGAATTGCAAAAAATGGTATATACTTATCAAATCCTGTTATAGTTAATATAAGTATTGAAGCTACTGCTATCATGGCCATATAATTCTTTGAGATAACTTGTATAGCATTAACTTGCTCTAAAGGATAAACTGTATTTGCTATTGTAACAAAAAACGCCATATATACATGCCATGGTACTAGTTGAGATCCAAATACTCCCATAGCATCTGAAAAAGTAGCATTTCTTAAATCTAATTTATACATATTTTCTTTAGAAGCTTCAACATTTTCGTGAGTCATTTCTCTAATAATCGGCCCAACAGTAACTATTTGTGCCATTTCATCAGCCAATGCAGCATTTCCTATCAATGTAAATATTCCATTATAAAACATAAGTTGTCTTACACTTTTACTTATCCTTAAGAAAAACTTAGATATAGGTTCAAAAGCATGCATAGCTGACATAATTCCTCCAAAAGCACCAATCCATAACATCATCGCTATAGAAATACTACCTGCATCTTGAAAACCTGTAAGCACTAATTCTAAAAATTCTGATACACTTCCTATTGTGCCTGCAATAAGACCTAAAACACAAGATAGTATTATTCCTGCACCTAAACATATTAGAGTTGGTTTCGCCATAAAAGCTAATGCAATAACTGCTAGCATAGGTATAACCATATAGTAAGGTACACCAGATTCTACCTGATTTAACAATGCTACTGCAGCTGGACGTTCTTGAGCAAGACTTTCAAATACTTCATTAGGTATTGCAGCAATAGCAGCATTAGCATCCCCTTGTACCGATGAGAGTCCCATGGTAGAACTTACAAGAAATATTACTAGTGCACTGATTATCAAAAGTAATCCTGACCATACACCTTGATGCCTAACTCTATCAGTTATTTTTACTCCTTGTAAACCTGAACTCACTACTGTAGTATCAGATATTAATCCAATATTATCACCAAAACATGATCCTCCAGCTATAGATGCAATTACTAATACTATTGGTCCATTTACTATATGTGCTAGCCATAAAAAAATTGGTGCACAAGATGCAAATGTACTCCATGAAGAACCAGTCGCAATTGATAACACACAAGTTACAATAAACCCAACTGTAGCAACCGTTTTCCCTGTTACTCCAAGCTTAAGTGCTATTAATATAACTGATGCTCCAACACCAGTAGCCATAAATGCCTCCGCAACAGCATAAGCAAACATAAGTACAAAAAACACCATAATCATTTCTTTTACAGCTTCAATACCTTTGTCCATGGCCTCTTCGAATTTATATTTTTCTACAATTGCAGCAATTATAACCGCATAGAAGAAAGCAATTGGTGCAGCTATTAATAACTCCATTCCATATACCATTAGTCCTGCTAGCAAAAATATAGGTGATATTTTAATTAACGCCATAATTCTCCTCCTAGAATTTATTAGTTACTTTATACAACATATCTCTTCCATACCCAATCTTAACTTTGTAATAACCCGAAAAATCGTCGTCGATTACATCATTGCCAGTATATATTATTAATGGCCTTCCTCTTAGATTAATTAACTTACTTATATCTGCAAGTATTCTTATATTCTCCTTTCCTATTTTCCGCAAAACTACATCACTTATTTGTTGATTACCTCTTCCAAATATAAATCCTTGTCCTCCAGTTGGTGTGATATATAGTATGCACTTTCCCTTTTTAGCGAATTCTAATAAGTCTTTTTCATTACAATCCCTTCTTATTAGCTCTCTATTCCTTATAACATCTACACCAAGTAGTGAGTAATCAAGACTTAATTTTTTCATTATATAGCTAGTTGTTGTACCTGCTCCAATAAAATAATAGATATCATTTTCTAAATTATCTATTACATCCAAACTAATTGCTTGTAGTGTTTCTTCTTGCGAAAGTGGAGTAGGTGCTTTTTTGTTTTGTAAATATTTTTCTTTACGTGGAATTTTCAAATATCCATATAAATCAGTTACTACTATATTATTTCTATACATTTCTTCATTTAGATCAACGACCTCTTCTAATCCTGTTGTTAATCCTTCAATTAAATACTCTTTCGTAAGCTTACCTGATACTTTAGGGTTTATTGCAAAAACTGATGAGTGAATTTTAACACCTGTTGGTATTGCTACACAAACAATGTTTTCTTTTATAATATTAGCAACCAATCGTGCTGTTCCATCTCCGCCTGCAAATAATAATATATCAATATCATAGTTTATTAAATTTCTCAGGAGATTTTCACTATCTTTTTCTGTTGTATAAATTATTCCTTCTGACTCTTTATACGCTAACTCATATTTAAAGCCAAGTTGTTTCAGAACATTCTCACCCAATTCACCTGCTCCTGTTATGAACATAACTTGATCTTGTATTTCATTTAATTCTTTCAATGATTCAATGACTTTGTTAGGAGCGTTTGGTAACGCCCCTAATTTTATCGCCTTGAAAAGAGTATCTTTCCCGTCTGTACCCTTTAACCCTACTGAACCTCCCATGCCCGATATGGGATTTATTAATAACCCTATTTTTTTCATATTACTTCCCAATTTTTTCTAGATACACCCTCCATGTTGGACACCAGTTCTCAGGATCATCTAAAGATGACTCATCCACTCTATGAATCGTACTCTTTGTAGGTGCATCTATTATAACCTGCGGATTTTCATATGCTTCATCAAATATTTGATGCAATGTAGCCACATATTCATCAAGATCTTGTTTTGAAGGCGTCTCTGTTGGTTCAAGAGTAATGGGCTCTGGTATATATTGAGGATGGTGACTAGACCAAATATGTTTGCAAAAATCCATCATTCTATTTGACACTTCTCCAAACCCTATTCCTGTTTCATTTTTCATTTTTTCAATGGTATATCTGTTTTGCTCAATTCTTTGGATATTATCAGGATATGGATTACTAATTGCTTTGTGCTCTAGTACTTTTTTCATTAAATACAGATTATTTAACGCTGCAACTTTCCCGACTTCATATAAACCATCAGCGCCAAGACTCATCATCCATGCATAAGCCTTTACCATAACTTGTGGTGTACCTAAAAACATTTTTACTCTACCAATGGTATTCTTAAGGTTATAATTTAAGAAATATTCATCATTTCTTTTATCTATGAGTGGTACTGGAAGATACTCTATTAATTCTTTTACAACCCCTATCGCACCCGATCCGGGACCACCACATCCATGAGGTGTTCCAAATGATTTATGCATATTAAAGTAACAAATATCAAAACCAGCTTCTTTTGCTCTGGCTATTCCAAATAAACCATTAGCATTCGCTTGATCATATAAACATAACCCACCATTTTCATGTATTATGTCTGTGAACTCCTTAATTCTAGGATTGTATATTCCAGTATCTTCAGGATTAGCCACAATCAGACCAGCAGTTCTTTCACTAACTGCATTTTTGAATGCTTCATAATCTGGATGACCACTTTCATCTGCAGGTATATATATTATCTTGTAACCTTTTAAAGCTGGAGCCGCTGCATCAGAAGGGTGCGAATACAATGTAGTTATCATTTCATCTCTTTTTTCTTCTTCGCCTCTTACTCTATGATACATTCTTACTATTGATGCCATAGCCATCGTTGCTTGGGAACCACCACCTGGTTGAAAACTAAATTTATCCATTCCTGAAATTTCTTGCATCATTAAGTCTGACTCATGCATTATTTTCAGTATGCCTTGTAGTGTTTCAACTGGTTGTTCTGGATGCAAAAATTTAACTTTATCTCTATTTGCTAAATCGTCATTTACAATAGGATTATATTTGACTGTACATGTCCCTTGACCAATTTCAGGGTTCAGATTTCCACCAAGTACTTCTTGTGATAATCTAAGATAGTGCATTAAAACTCGTTTTTGGTTTATTTCAGGTAATTTAGGTAGTTTCTTTCTTCTTAATGATTTAGGAATACTATCTACTCCATTTCCAACAATATCTTCTATAGCTTTTTCACATTTTGGTACTAAAATTCCTCTTTCTCCTGGTTGATGAAGTTCAAAAATTATTGGTTCATTCCACCTTGCTTGGTGAACATCTCTAACGAGTCCTTCTCTATTAATAGCTTTCATTATATTACTCCTTTACTCTAAATAATAGTCGATAATTCTTTAATAAGCTGATCGATATCTTGTTTGAAATGAACTTCTGTTACAGAAAAAAGTGCACAATTTTTTAATTCAGGAAACTTTTCACTAAGATCAATCCCTCCGAATATGCCTTTTTTAAGTAGTTCTTCATTGATTTCTTGAATAGTCTTCCCGGTGTCAGAAAAATCTACTACAACATCTCTGAAGTTAAATGAATTAAATCGTTTGCTTTTAACTCCATCTAACTTTGATAATTCCGATACTAGATACTGTCCTTTCTGAATAATATTTTGACCTAGTTCATATAATCCTTTTGGTCCCATAAGCGAAAGATATACACCAGCAGTAATCGCAATTAACGAAGTTTGTGTGCCGACATACTCTTTTCCTTTTTCTCTTAAATCTCCAAATGATGTCCTATCATATGCAATATCTCCAAATCCATATTCACCTTCTTTAATAGTTGGTGCAATTCCAAAAAGTCTTGAAGGGAATTCAAGAACAAATTTAGGATCATTTAAAGTTGAAATAAAACCAGACTGACTTCCACCACAATTCATATTATTACCAAGTGATTGCAAATCTCCTACAATTATGTCTGCTCCAAATTCTCTTGGAGATTCAACTATACCTAGACTAATAGGATCTACCCCAACTATTAGAATGCTTCCATTTTCTTTTGTCATTCTTCCGATTTCATTAGCCTCATCTTCAAAAACTCCAAAATAATTTGGATTCTCAAAATATACTGCTGCTACTTTTTCATTTAATTTTCTTTTTAAATCTTCAAGGTCTAATCTACCTGTTTTTTTACAATAATCTACTAATACAAGTTCAACACCTGGATCACAATAATTTCTCATAATCAATAACTTATTAGTGTCTATGGAACCATTAACCAGTACTATTTCTCTTCCTTTAATTCTAGATGCCATCCTTGCACCGGTTGCTGCAGCTTGAGCCCAATCAAATGTTGGTACATTTACCACTTCCATATCAATTAACTCTGCTAATAAGGATTCATATTCAAAAAGACTTTGAAATCTACCATGATCATTGTACGGTTCACCAGCATACCCACTCAAGAACTCAGCTCTTCCATTTATCTCGTTACAAATAGCAGGAACATAGTGATTCCAACATCCTCCACCAAGAAAACTAATATACTCATTTGCTGTCATATTCTTATTAAGTATCCTATCTACACCACGTACTAATTCATATTCAGATTTATAAGGTTCAGGTAGATTCATCTTTCTATTAAGTTTCAAATCCTTAGGAATTTCAGCATGTAAATCTTCCAATGATTGCAGACCAAC
The sequence above is a segment of the Peptoniphilaceae bacterium AMB_02 genome. Coding sequences within it:
- a CDS encoding creatininase family protein — translated: MKLSHLSWKQAENIFKRVDIAILPVGSVENHGTHGPLGTDYLIPERLSEMIEKETEVIVLPVIPYGVCPHHKSFPGTINIGHDALQMVVRNIVFSLFEQGIKKFVFLNGHGGNDSSLDMVALELYNRGGIAATVDWWVLAGQLNNEWVGGHAGREEASAIMAIDEDLIDLNEVVPLDYKNLTDELKCLNINTVEFKGASIKIMRDVRDVVESGWFGKDDPAFATKEEGESMLNATAKYLVDFIEEFKKIKLDR
- a CDS encoding sodium/proline symporter, with amino-acid sequence MNNSVQATPLPFYTVLALYLIGMAYIGWYASKKTTSLSEFFVMNAKAGALVSGLAYFATQYSMSTFMGVPGTIYNVGYAGLAVSVPGLVFSMIIPAILIGRKLIVMGRKFNLLTMADYLADRYGSNTIRILLAILMIIFLIPNMGAQTIGAGVIVNVFTGLPVWVGVVGMGIIVIIYCMAGGIRGAMITDVIQGLLMVGTAIITFVLSVKMGGGLSSINETLASTSPEMLSFPGGNNYMPWQNYVSQIVLWSFFTMGQPQLFTKFFAMKDHKTMFKAVLLGTLGMWFAATLIEWSGVNASVFIKGLVGKESDNIVPMILQRGLNPFMASLFIAGIVAAGMSTIDSVLIMSTGAITRDLYQKVINKDATDDDVMKISKFVTVAIGIVVILFGIFRPASIFQIILFAFGGMGAFVIPVLFGMYWKRATLQGAISSVIVTVVIMISITFKFKNLAFGFHPLIVSAAIGSIVMIVVSLVTNPPSDEIIDRHFNYLDDYKLQN
- a CDS encoding sigma 54-interacting transcriptional regulator: MGLTIITSTKLTLEVLKSQIHNLIGDKIAIRGFHLDEKIHTQISDDLILITSKSIYDDAKKYIDKKSDILIARRSINYHEISELFSIKEGSDVLLVNDLKDTANETIQLLYALGIDFITFHPYYPGITEYVDCNIAVTVGEIDLVPKNINKIVDIKTRNIDFTTLVEILIKFNLMDEKANILSAKYVVDIIDLIKKKEQMMETQKNSSLKFETIINTVNDGIIAYDENKEITVFNPIAETIFNISKNILLSNSFDKNLKKFVDDALSNSRTDKEEFIKIKDKEFIVKKRRMKYTGKHKGEVYTLKDVTEIIRLEEELRRKLVLSQHFAKYTFGDIEGSSVAIKNAKSKALKISSSDSPILIQGESGTGKELFAQAIHNSSKRKRGPFVAINFAALPDTLLDSELFGYEEGSFTGAKKGGMRGLFEQAHGGTIFLDEIGDAPVNFQIRLLRVLQEKQVRRIGANKVIPIDVRIISASNKNLKKLIQEGKFREDLYYRLNVLPFHIPSLKDRNNDIMILAHSFYKNFHPDNNIDEEQYFSKIKNAMLKYNWPGNIRELRNVVEYLINIAENTIPEEVDLPIELQNLNTMKQVKSNIDLVILENIKNYNGMNIPIGRRSLSELTGISESKVRKIINNMSANGLVDICIGRKGLQITIKGLNYLKTESL
- a CDS encoding alanine/ornithine racemase family PLP-dependent enzyme, producing the protein MYPRLLVNLEKIKENTGIVLEICKKHGIEILAITKGFCADPQIVEVMIQAGIKTIGDSRILNLKKLESYNVVKVLIRIPMLSEVEDVVKYCNISYNTEIKTIKGLSLAAQKNGKRHKIIIMIDKGDLREGVYSLIELEEIIQETLRLKNIDIVGFGINMKCFGAIIPTEKTLEELTVTTKQLADKYKLNVNTLSGGNSSSFYLIETERFHGINNIRLGEALILGTEASFNKIIPGCYNDAFTLEAEVIEVKEKPSIPHGKLALNAFNKVPSFDDRGNIKRMICAIGSQDIDFDFIIPKDDSLRILGGSSDHFILDCTLADVDYKVGDIVSFTLGYMSILRVMNSPYVEKVFLNSKF
- a CDS encoding Na+/H+ antiporter NhaC family protein: MALIKISPIFLLAGLMVYGMELLIAAPIAFFYAVIIAAIVEKYKFEEAMDKGIEAVKEMIMVFFVLMFAYAVAEAFMATGVGASVILIALKLGVTGKTVATVGFIVTCVLSIATGSSWSTFASCAPIFLWLAHIVNGPIVLVIASIAGGSCFGDNIGLISDTTVVSSGLQGVKITDRVRHQGVWSGLLLIISALVIFLVSSTMGLSSVQGDANAAIAAIPNEVFESLAQERPAAVALLNQVESGVPYYMVIPMLAVIALAFMAKPTLICLGAGIILSCVLGLIAGTIGSVSEFLELVLTGFQDAGSISIAMMLWIGAFGGIMSAMHAFEPISKFFLRISKSVRQLMFYNGIFTLIGNAALADEMAQIVTVGPIIREMTHENVEASKENMYKLDLRNATFSDAMGVFGSQLVPWHVYMAFFVTIANTVYPLEQVNAIQVISKNYMAMIAVASILILTITGFDKYIPFFAIPSEPDVKLRKD
- a CDS encoding ATP-NAD kinase family protein; protein product: MKKIGLLINPISGMGGSVGLKGTDGKDTLFKAIKLGALPNAPNKVIESLKELNEIQDQVMFITGAGELGENVLKQLGFKYELAYKESEGIIYTTEKDSENLLRNLINYDIDILLFAGGDGTARLVANIIKENIVCVAIPTGVKIHSSVFAINPKVSGKLTKEYLIEGLTTGLEEVVDLNEEMYRNNIVVTDLYGYLKIPRKEKYLQNKKAPTPLSQEETLQAISLDVIDNLENDIYYFIGAGTTTSYIMKKLSLDYSLLGVDVIRNRELIRRDCNEKDLLEFAKKGKCILYITPTGGQGFIFGRGNQQISDVVLRKIGKENIRILADISKLINLRGRPLIIYTGNDVIDDDFSGYYKVKIGYGRDMLYKVTNKF
- the gcvPB gene encoding aminomethyl-transferring glycine dehydrogenase subunit GcvPB, with protein sequence MKAINREGLVRDVHQARWNEPIIFELHQPGERGILVPKCEKAIEDIVGNGVDSIPKSLRRKKLPKLPEINQKRVLMHYLRLSQEVLGGNLNPEIGQGTCTVKYNPIVNDDLANRDKVKFLHPEQPVETLQGILKIMHESDLMMQEISGMDKFSFQPGGGSQATMAMASIVRMYHRVRGEEEKRDEMITTLYSHPSDAAAPALKGYKIIYIPADESGHPDYEAFKNAVSERTAGLIVANPEDTGIYNPRIKEFTDIIHENGGLCLYDQANANGLFGIARAKEAGFDICYFNMHKSFGTPHGCGGPGSGAIGVVKELIEYLPVPLIDKRNDEYFLNYNLKNTIGRVKMFLGTPQVMVKAYAWMMSLGADGLYEVGKVAALNNLYLMKKVLEHKAISNPYPDNIQRIEQNRYTIEKMKNETGIGFGEVSNRMMDFCKHIWSSHHPQYIPEPITLEPTETPSKQDLDEYVATLHQIFDEAYENPQVIIDAPTKSTIHRVDESSLDDPENWCPTWRVYLEKIGK
- the gcvPA gene encoding aminomethyl-transferring glycine dehydrogenase subunit GcvPA, which translates into the protein MKNIGYKNHPYIPNSDRKIQEEMLKEVGLQSLEDLHAEIPKDLKLNRKMNLPEPYKSEYELVRGVDRILNKNMTANEYISFLGGGCWNHYVPAICNEINGRAEFLSGYAGEPYNDHGRFQSLFEYESLLAELIDMEVVNVPTFDWAQAAATGARMASRIKGREIVLVNGSIDTNKLLIMRNYCDPGVELVLVDYCKKTGRLDLEDLKRKLNEKVAAVYFENPNYFGVFEDEANEIGRMTKENGSILIVGVDPISLGIVESPREFGADIIVGDLQSLGNNMNCGGSQSGFISTLNDPKFVLEFPSRLFGIAPTIKEGEYGFGDIAYDRTSFGDLREKGKEYVGTQTSLIAITAGVYLSLMGPKGLYELGQNIIQKGQYLVSELSKLDGVKSKRFNSFNFRDVVVDFSDTGKTIQEINEELLKKGIFGGIDLSEKFPELKNCALFSVTEVHFKQDIDQLIKELSTII